One region of Arthrobacter sp. StoSoilB22 genomic DNA includes:
- a CDS encoding ROK family transcriptional regulator: MSATQRSTKSHPRKPGSQSALRHLNQQRIIECLLSGPSTQAELSRQTGLSTATVSNIVKIMQDAGLVSTEPTTSSGRRATNVRLNSNGAVAVGIDFGRRHLRVVLASLGYHVIAEDYIELPLGHQAEEGIAAAVLLLEKLLQENGIDRTAVVGAGAGIPGPIDRRSGTVAQGAILPEWVGIDILHRLEEALNCPVFVDNDANLGALSEVTWGPHSGVSNLMFLKIGSGIGAGLILNGFPYYGNVGITGEIGHATIHEHGLVCRCGNRGCLETIASTTTMIELLGRGQEALLTPQDIVRNCLAGDSATQRVVDDAGLAVGRALGNVSNLINPEVIVVGGPLAGLGDLLLDPIRRGLVRHAVPVVGETTHLAMSSLGARAEALGAAALVFQHAGITGR, from the coding sequence ATGTCCGCAACGCAGCGCTCAACGAAGAGCCATCCAAGAAAACCCGGCTCGCAGTCCGCACTGCGCCACCTCAATCAGCAACGCATCATCGAATGCCTGCTGAGCGGGCCCTCCACGCAAGCAGAGCTCTCGCGGCAGACCGGGCTATCCACGGCAACGGTTTCCAACATCGTCAAAATCATGCAGGACGCCGGTCTGGTATCAACGGAGCCCACCACAAGCTCCGGCCGCCGGGCAACCAATGTGCGGTTGAACAGCAACGGTGCCGTCGCCGTCGGAATCGACTTCGGACGCCGCCACCTGCGGGTAGTCCTGGCCTCGCTGGGCTATCACGTCATTGCCGAGGATTACATCGAATTACCCCTTGGTCACCAGGCAGAAGAGGGCATTGCTGCTGCAGTCCTGCTGCTGGAAAAACTGCTGCAGGAAAACGGGATCGACCGTACCGCGGTAGTGGGCGCGGGCGCAGGCATCCCGGGCCCCATCGATCGGCGATCCGGCACGGTGGCCCAGGGAGCAATCCTCCCAGAATGGGTGGGCATCGACATCCTCCATCGGCTGGAGGAAGCACTGAACTGCCCCGTGTTTGTTGACAACGACGCGAACCTGGGCGCCCTGTCCGAAGTGACGTGGGGCCCCCACAGCGGAGTCTCAAACCTCATGTTCCTCAAGATCGGCTCGGGCATCGGCGCGGGCCTGATTCTCAATGGATTCCCCTATTACGGCAACGTGGGCATCACCGGGGAAATCGGCCATGCCACCATTCACGAACACGGCCTGGTGTGCCGCTGCGGCAACAGGGGTTGCCTGGAAACGATAGCGTCCACCACCACCATGATCGAGTTATTGGGGCGCGGCCAGGAGGCACTGCTGACGCCGCAGGACATTGTCCGTAATTGCCTCGCCGGCGACTCCGCAACCCAGCGCGTAGTGGACGACGCCGGACTGGCGGTGGGCCGCGCCTTGGGCAACGTCTCCAATCTGATCAACCCGGAAGTCATTGTGGTGGGCGGCCCGCTGGCGGGCCTGGGCGACCTCCTCCTGGACCCTATCCGGAGGGGCCTGGTGCGCCACGCTGTGCCCGTGGTGGGTGAGACGACGCACTTGGCCATGTCCTCCCTCGGGGCACGTGCAGAAGCGCTGGGAGCGGCTGCGTTGGTGTTCCAACACGCAGGCATTACCGGTAGGT
- a CDS encoding carbon-nitrogen hydrolase family protein, with translation MMLLSVLQANASVMDVEANLRTIDDAAQRAAHAGAGLLLTPELFPVGYAPLRLHAELDPATLPGIRERLAGIARRHNIGLVYSLPAPAQDAPGHDDGAQPPRAEGAWNITATLLDATGNEVLNYAKVHLFGPEEHKAFVAAQEPPAVVDFNGIRTSMLICYDVEFPEAVRAAATRGAELLLVPTALSAGFDNVPQVLIRARALESQLNVAYANHSGHEDVYNFLGGSVVAGPDGSLLAAAGESAALLFAEVGTDSVKAARDEVPYLRERRPELYKEWEH, from the coding sequence ATGATGCTGCTCTCAGTCCTGCAGGCGAACGCTTCCGTCATGGACGTTGAGGCGAACCTGCGCACAATCGACGACGCCGCGCAGCGCGCCGCCCACGCGGGGGCCGGGTTGCTCCTGACTCCAGAGTTGTTCCCCGTGGGATATGCCCCTCTGCGTCTGCACGCCGAGTTGGACCCTGCCACGCTTCCGGGCATACGTGAACGTTTGGCCGGCATCGCCCGCAGGCACAACATTGGCTTGGTCTACAGCCTTCCGGCCCCGGCTCAGGATGCACCAGGTCACGACGACGGCGCACAGCCCCCTCGCGCTGAAGGCGCTTGGAACATCACGGCTACTTTGCTGGACGCCACAGGCAACGAAGTCCTCAACTACGCAAAGGTTCACCTCTTTGGCCCGGAGGAGCACAAGGCGTTCGTGGCCGCCCAAGAACCTCCCGCCGTCGTGGATTTCAACGGGATCCGCACCTCCATGCTGATCTGCTACGACGTCGAGTTCCCTGAGGCAGTCCGCGCGGCGGCCACCCGCGGCGCCGAACTCCTCCTGGTGCCAACAGCCCTTTCTGCCGGATTCGACAACGTTCCGCAAGTGCTCATCCGCGCCCGTGCGCTGGAAAGCCAGCTGAACGTGGCCTACGCCAACCACTCCGGCCATGAGGACGTGTACAACTTCCTGGGCGGCAGTGTGGTGGCAGGTCCGGACGGTTCCTTGCTGGCGGCGGCGGGGGAGTCGGCCGCCCTGCTGTTCGCCGAGGTGGGTACAGATTCAGTCAAGGCAGCTCGCGATGAGGTCCCGTACCTGCGCGAACGCCGGCCGGAACTGTATAAGGAGTGGGAGCACTAG
- a CDS encoding PucR family transcriptional regulator, translating into MSPEPATARLSFVTLEQFLEQLPPELTMLHDGGSGASLLRWVEPSELEDPTPYLPEGEFLLTAGLPFLGEGGSAAKVDAYVQRLVDAKVAALGFGIRPYFDAVPDVLLDACRKHNLTLFEVPESVPFAAIGLEFSQLLETDNARVFRQLAETNRQLMRAVLSPRPEHELLAALVQRVPVWAVLVGADGRVRARGHNAGGSNGVEHSLLSPMLERLLSGSGPRVEMDGFEQPGSALVFGHPLRSTKDANLGALILGSDGPLTPAQNNVVQSAVGLLELLFRQRTSGSLAPSQLATAVLLHPDSLASGSTKHVNGLKDLLAQSISSTRSGQLRVVLGIRVDGAADDGPVRELLQWRRLFDTKLVEITDYGFAAITRFKVDDSLVSDVEKLGWRLVIGEATELLGLQAAYKRADSLRSRVVTTGKSARVDEVTWSVAGLLGREAGTLLAERLLAPILALEADRRDPLLTVLRGWLSENGSWDGSAKLLGLHRNSVRRQIGVLGELLDMDLNQAQVRAELWFALQYVDELVAALPVDAGSTN; encoded by the coding sequence ATGTCGCCTGAGCCCGCCACCGCCCGCCTCAGTTTCGTCACGCTCGAACAGTTTCTGGAGCAGCTGCCGCCGGAGTTGACAATGCTTCACGACGGCGGCAGCGGCGCCTCGCTGTTGCGGTGGGTGGAACCGAGTGAGCTCGAAGACCCCACACCGTACCTGCCGGAGGGTGAGTTCCTCCTTACCGCCGGGTTGCCTTTCCTTGGGGAGGGCGGCTCGGCGGCCAAGGTGGATGCCTATGTCCAGCGGCTGGTGGATGCGAAGGTTGCGGCGCTGGGGTTCGGTATCAGGCCGTATTTCGACGCCGTCCCGGACGTCTTGCTCGACGCCTGCCGGAAGCACAACCTCACCCTGTTCGAAGTACCGGAGTCCGTGCCGTTCGCGGCCATCGGCCTGGAATTCTCACAACTCTTGGAGACCGACAACGCCAGGGTTTTCCGGCAGCTGGCAGAGACCAACCGGCAACTCATGCGGGCGGTCCTCTCCCCCAGGCCGGAACACGAACTGCTGGCCGCCTTGGTGCAGAGGGTGCCCGTGTGGGCTGTTCTGGTGGGCGCTGACGGGCGGGTCCGGGCGCGCGGGCATAATGCCGGCGGCAGCAACGGCGTCGAACATTCATTGCTCTCCCCCATGTTGGAGCGGTTGCTGTCCGGCAGCGGTCCGCGGGTGGAGATGGACGGTTTTGAGCAGCCAGGTTCGGCACTGGTGTTCGGGCATCCGCTGCGCAGCACCAAGGACGCCAACCTGGGCGCACTGATTCTCGGCTCGGATGGGCCGCTGACGCCCGCCCAGAACAACGTGGTGCAGTCGGCCGTTGGGCTGTTGGAGCTGCTGTTTCGGCAAAGGACCAGTGGCTCGCTGGCCCCAAGTCAACTGGCTACCGCGGTCCTGCTGCATCCTGACTCGCTGGCCTCCGGCTCAACCAAGCACGTCAACGGTCTCAAGGACCTACTGGCCCAGAGCATATCCTCCACCAGGTCCGGGCAACTGAGGGTGGTCCTGGGCATCAGGGTGGACGGCGCCGCGGACGACGGGCCTGTTCGTGAGCTGCTGCAATGGCGCAGGCTTTTCGACACCAAACTGGTGGAGATCACCGACTACGGTTTCGCTGCGATCACGCGCTTCAAGGTGGACGATTCGCTGGTCTCCGATGTGGAGAAACTCGGCTGGCGGCTGGTGATTGGCGAAGCGACCGAACTTCTAGGGCTTCAAGCAGCCTACAAACGTGCGGATTCCCTGCGCAGCCGTGTGGTGACAACCGGCAAGAGCGCACGTGTGGACGAGGTGACTTGGTCCGTCGCCGGACTTTTGGGGCGCGAAGCCGGGACCCTCCTGGCCGAACGACTCCTGGCGCCCATACTTGCGTTGGAAGCGGATCGGCGGGACCCACTGTTGACGGTGCTGCGGGGTTGGCTCAGTGAAAACGGCAGTTGGGACGGTTCTGCCAAGCTGCTGGGCTTGCACAGGAACAGTGTGCGGCGGCAGATCGGCGTGCTGGGGGAACTTCTGGACATGGACCTCAATCAGGCGCAAGTGCGGGCCGAGCTCTGGTTCGCCCTGCAGTATGTGGACGAGTTGGTGGCGGCGCTTCCTGTTGATGCCGGCAGCACCAACTAG